One Microcoleus sp. FACHB-831 DNA segment encodes these proteins:
- a CDS encoding methionine gamma-lyase family protein has product MNSPSKLLAAEAALLPIFSKIDAQVKQNLKKVLEAFRSHRVGAHHFAGVSGYGHDDMGRDTLDRVFAEVMDAEAAAVRVQFVSGTHAIACALFGVLRPGDEMLAVVGSPYDTLEEVIGLRGQGQGSLKEFGVSYRELDLTTEGNIDWQALGKAVKDNTRLVLIQRSCGYSWRPSLSIADIEKIVHLVKQQNPNTICFVDNCYGEFIEDREPPAVGADLIAGSLIKNPGGTIVTGGGYVAGRADLVEAAACRLTAPGIGSAGGATFDQNRLLFQGLFLAPQMVGEAVKGTHLTAYVFDKLGYAVNPLPLAPRRDVIQAIKLGSPKKLIAFCRAIQEHSPIGSYLEPVPDEMPGYESKVVMAGGTFIEGSTSEFSADGPLREPYIVFCQGGTHWTHVAIALESAIEAVGSA; this is encoded by the coding sequence ATGAACAGCCCATCAAAGCTGCTAGCGGCAGAAGCGGCGCTCTTACCGATTTTTTCTAAAATTGACGCTCAGGTCAAGCAAAATCTCAAAAAAGTCTTGGAAGCATTTCGTTCCCATAGAGTGGGAGCGCACCATTTTGCAGGTGTTAGCGGCTACGGCCATGACGATATGGGGCGCGATACTCTAGATCGAGTATTTGCCGAAGTCATGGATGCAGAAGCAGCTGCGGTGCGGGTGCAGTTTGTTTCCGGGACTCATGCGATCGCTTGTGCCCTTTTTGGTGTCCTCCGTCCAGGAGATGAAATGCTAGCAGTAGTTGGTTCCCCCTACGATACGCTCGAAGAAGTTATTGGGTTGCGAGGCCAAGGCCAAGGCTCCCTTAAAGAGTTTGGCGTTAGCTACCGAGAATTGGATCTAACTACGGAGGGAAATATTGATTGGCAAGCATTGGGTAAAGCTGTCAAAGATAATACCCGCTTAGTGTTAATCCAGCGTTCTTGTGGCTATTCTTGGCGTCCTAGTCTTTCAATAGCTGACATTGAAAAAATAGTTCATTTAGTCAAACAACAAAACCCCAATACTATCTGCTTTGTCGATAATTGTTACGGCGAATTTATCGAAGATAGGGAACCACCAGCAGTAGGCGCTGACTTAATTGCTGGGTCTTTAATTAAAAATCCCGGCGGTACTATCGTTACAGGTGGTGGCTACGTTGCTGGTAGAGCAGACTTAGTAGAAGCAGCGGCGTGTCGCCTTACGGCGCCGGGGATTGGCAGTGCTGGGGGGGCGACATTTGACCAAAATCGTTTGTTATTTCAAGGGCTATTTTTAGCTCCGCAAATGGTAGGAGAAGCGGTAAAAGGGACTCACTTAACTGCTTACGTTTTTGACAAGCTGGGTTATGCGGTGAATCCCTTGCCATTGGCTCCTCGGCGCGATGTGATTCAAGCGATTAAACTGGGTTCGCCTAAGAAGTTGATTGCTTTTTGTCGAGCAATTCAAGAACATTCGCCAATTGGTTCTTATCTAGAACCAGTACCAGATGAAATGCCTGGTTATGAGAGTAAGGTGGTTATGGCTGGAGGGACATTTATTGAGGGAAGTACATCGGAGTTTTCAGCAGATGGGCCGTTGAGGGAGCCTTATATTGTATTTTGCCAGGGTGGAACGCATTGGACTCATGTAGCGATCGCTCTTGAATCTGCTATTGAAGCAGTGGGTTCAGCATAA
- a CDS encoding fatty acid desaturase: MTVATTTKLRPDWVNILFLGGLHVGALFALLPSNFNWTAVGIAVFLHWVTGGLGITLGFHRLVTHRSFQTPKWLEYFLMFCGTLACQGGVIDWVGLHRLHHMHSDSAGDPHDSNEGFWWSHVGWMLCDIPGKEDMARYVKDIADDPVYKFLQNSLVFIQLGLGFLLYLLGGWPFVVWGIFVRVVVVFHCTWFVNSATHKFGYRSYESSDRSTNCWWVALLTYGEGWHNNHHAFQYSARHGLQWWEIDMTWMTIQLLQALGLAEKVKLAEVKVAEKE, encoded by the coding sequence ATGACTGTTGCCACCACAACTAAACTCCGCCCCGATTGGGTTAACATCCTGTTTCTGGGGGGACTTCACGTAGGAGCGCTTTTTGCCCTGCTTCCCAGTAACTTTAATTGGACTGCTGTAGGCATTGCTGTTTTCCTCCACTGGGTTACTGGTGGTTTGGGCATCACCTTGGGATTTCATCGCCTAGTCACCCACCGCAGCTTTCAGACACCAAAGTGGCTGGAATATTTCCTGATGTTCTGCGGCACTTTAGCTTGCCAAGGTGGCGTAATTGACTGGGTAGGTCTGCACCGCTTGCATCATATGCACTCTGACTCTGCGGGCGATCCCCACGACTCTAATGAGGGTTTTTGGTGGAGCCATGTGGGTTGGATGCTCTGCGACATCCCAGGTAAGGAAGATATGGCCCGCTATGTCAAGGATATTGCGGACGACCCTGTTTATAAGTTTTTACAAAATTCTCTTGTTTTCATCCAACTTGGCTTAGGTTTCTTGCTCTACCTTTTGGGTGGCTGGCCTTTTGTGGTCTGGGGAATTTTTGTTCGCGTGGTTGTAGTATTTCACTGCACTTGGTTTGTAAACAGTGCAACCCATAAGTTTGGCTATCGCAGCTATGAATCTAGCGATCGCTCTACTAATTGTTGGTGGGTCGCTTTACTCACCTATGGCGAAGGCTGGCACAACAACCACCATGCTTTTCAATATTCGGCTCGTCACGGCTTGCAGTGGTGGGAAATTGACATGACTTGGATGACCATTCAACTTTTACAAGCGCTTGGTTTAGCTGAAAAAGTAAAACTCGCTGAAGTAAAAGTCGCTGAAAAAGAATAG